The Chryseobacterium indicum genome includes a window with the following:
- a CDS encoding site-specific DNA-methyltransferase, translated as MKLYQTLENQIKKEPNYVSDNGEVKKWVVLSKAQNLDEELIELLLQDPDLKENFFIKVKDVLVFKQSLFIQFLEQKNYLNDSYTQFKNKVGLTIGNQYLKQRNEVSLVWPFKDCVLEGGQSREEDKREEIFFNETLAQDEITELFDPKVLTNAKRIDQNGENNFDEFNRNENGTITDNLIIKGNNLLALHSLKKEFAGKVKLIYIDPPYNTGNDGFKYNDRFNHSTWLTFMRNRLTIAKELLRNDGVIFVQCDDNEQAYLKILMDEIFKRENFISNIVWKGRGGRQDSKFIAQIHETIVCFSRNINELEIFKTTVEDLSNYKFKDEKGNYKIQLIRKWGSNSRRVDRPNLYYGVEFKNKIIFPILPDGTDGCWRWSKNKIEKSIENDLVVLLEKDGRTELYEKIYEADGTKQTVFNSWIDESFSGKGAKTVQNIFKEKVFDYPKPEELISKIIEISTSENDIVLDYHLGSGTTASTAHKMNRQYIGIEQMDYIETVAKERLKKVIEGEQGGISKSVNWQGGGSFIYLELKKYNQTFIEKIEAAVDTAELLQIWEEMKFRSFLNYNVDLKKQEQHLDDFKTLNLKEQKQHLCELLDKNQLYVNLSSLNDENFKCSEEEKIVTQDFYKIKN; from the coding sequence ATGAAACTCTATCAAACTCTTGAAAATCAAATTAAAAAGGAACCTAATTACGTTTCCGATAACGGAGAAGTTAAAAAATGGGTCGTTCTCAGCAAAGCGCAGAATCTGGATGAAGAATTAATTGAACTGCTTCTGCAAGATCCGGATCTGAAGGAAAATTTTTTCATTAAGGTAAAAGATGTTCTGGTCTTTAAGCAAAGTCTGTTTATCCAGTTTCTGGAGCAGAAAAATTATCTTAACGACAGCTACACCCAGTTTAAAAATAAGGTTGGACTCACCATTGGAAATCAATACTTAAAGCAGAGGAATGAAGTGTCCTTAGTTTGGCCTTTTAAGGATTGTGTTCTGGAAGGCGGACAAAGCCGGGAAGAAGATAAAAGGGAAGAAATCTTTTTCAATGAAACATTGGCGCAGGACGAAATTACCGAATTGTTCGATCCCAAAGTCTTAACCAACGCCAAAAGAATTGACCAAAACGGTGAAAATAATTTTGATGAATTCAATCGTAATGAAAACGGAACGATTACCGATAATCTGATTATCAAAGGAAATAATCTTTTAGCACTTCATTCCCTGAAAAAAGAATTTGCCGGTAAAGTAAAGCTGATTTATATTGATCCGCCTTACAATACGGGGAATGATGGGTTTAAGTATAACGATAGATTCAATCATTCTACCTGGCTGACTTTTATGAGGAACAGATTAACAATAGCAAAGGAATTGTTAAGAAATGATGGGGTAATTTTTGTTCAATGCGATGATAATGAACAGGCATATCTAAAAATATTAATGGATGAAATTTTTAAAAGAGAAAATTTTATAAGCAATATTGTTTGGAAAGGTCGTGGTGGAAGGCAGGATAGTAAATTCATTGCTCAAATTCATGAAACAATAGTTTGCTTTTCACGAAACATTAATGAATTGGAAATTTTTAAAACAACTGTCGAGGATTTATCTAATTATAAATTTAAAGATGAAAAAGGTAATTATAAGATTCAATTAATTAGAAAATGGGGGAGTAATAGTAGAAGAGTTGATAGACCTAACTTATATTATGGAGTTGAATTTAAAAATAAGATTATTTTTCCTATTCTTCCAGACGGAACAGATGGGTGTTGGAGATGGAGCAAAAATAAAATAGAAAAATCAATTGAAAATGATTTGGTGGTTTTATTGGAAAAAGACGGAAGAACAGAGCTATATGAAAAAATATACGAGGCAGATGGTACAAAACAAACAGTTTTCAATTCATGGATAGATGAATCTTTCTCTGGAAAAGGGGCAAAGACAGTTCAGAATATTTTCAAAGAAAAAGTATTTGATTATCCTAAACCAGAAGAATTAATATCAAAAATTATTGAAATATCAACTTCTGAAAACGATATTGTTCTGGATTATCATTTAGGTAGCGGAACAACAGCATCAACAGCTCACAAAATGAACCGTCAATATATCGGAATCGAGCAGATGGATTATATAGAAACGGTTGCTAAAGAACGTTTGAAAAAAGTTATTGAAGGAGAACAGGGCGGCATTTCAAAATCTGTCAATTGGCAAGGCGGCGGTTCCTTCATTTATCTTGAACTAAAAAAATACAACCAGACTTTTATTGAAAAAATAGAAGCTGCGGTAGATACTGCAGAACTTCTTCAGATTTGGGAAGAAATGAAATTCAGATCCTTTCTTAATTATAATGTAGATCTCAAAAAACAGGAGCAACACCTCGATGATTTTAAAACGTTAAACCTGAAAGAACAGAAACAGCATCTTTGCGAACTGCTGGATAAAAACCAGCTCTACGTTAATCTTTCTTCTTTGAATGATGAAAATTTCAAATGCTCTGAAGAAGAAAAAATAGTGACTCAAGATTTCTATAAAATTAAAAACTGA
- a CDS encoding DEAD/DEAH box helicase, producing the protein MELESIYEKLQIQDMNQMQKSTYKATENNQDVVLLSPTGSGKTLAFLFPVLRNLKKNSSGIQALILVPARELALQIEQVFKAMGTDFKVSVCYGGHDKKIEVNNLIEAPAVLIGTPGRVVYHLRNNNFDPKTIQTLVLDEFDKALELGFHDDMEFISNSLKGLSQRILTSATAMDKIPAFTGLKDEKIIDFLKLSEAKPDIQFKKVMTTPEEKLDTLFNLICKIGNKRTLIFCNHREAVDRISELLRQKGIDRETFHGGMEQDERERALLKFRNDSARILITTDLAARGLDVPEVESIVHYQLPPKEDAFIHRNGRTARMNAKGFAYLIMTEDENFPFIKSNTPEDNVAGFTKVPEKTPFQTVYISAGKKDKVNKVDIVGYLLKKGELQKEDVGLIEVKDTTSYVAVSRNKVNALLKKLANEKLKGKKVKMEVAY; encoded by the coding sequence ATGGAATTAGAATCTATCTACGAAAAACTGCAGATTCAGGACATGAATCAGATGCAGAAATCTACATACAAAGCGACAGAAAACAATCAGGATGTTGTTCTGCTCTCTCCTACCGGTTCGGGGAAAACACTGGCTTTTTTGTTTCCTGTGCTGCGAAATTTAAAGAAAAACAGTTCAGGAATTCAGGCTCTTATTCTGGTTCCGGCGCGAGAACTGGCTTTACAGATCGAGCAGGTTTTTAAAGCAATGGGAACTGATTTCAAAGTTTCCGTGTGTTATGGCGGTCATGATAAAAAAATTGAGGTAAACAATCTTATTGAAGCTCCGGCTGTATTAATCGGAACACCGGGAAGAGTGGTTTATCATTTAAGAAATAATAATTTTGATCCGAAAACCATCCAAACTCTGGTTCTGGATGAGTTTGATAAGGCTCTTGAACTTGGTTTTCATGATGACATGGAATTTATTTCCAATTCATTGAAAGGATTGTCTCAGAGAATTTTAACTTCCGCAACGGCAATGGACAAAATTCCTGCTTTTACAGGATTAAAAGATGAAAAGATTATTGATTTTTTAAAGCTGAGCGAAGCAAAACCCGACATTCAGTTTAAAAAAGTAATGACTACACCTGAAGAAAAACTGGACACGTTATTTAATTTAATCTGTAAAATCGGGAACAAAAGAACTCTGATTTTCTGCAATCACCGAGAAGCAGTTGACCGGATTTCCGAGCTTCTCCGACAGAAAGGAATTGACAGAGAAACCTTCCATGGAGGAATGGAACAGGATGAAAGAGAACGCGCCCTGCTGAAATTTAGGAACGATTCTGCAAGAATTTTAATTACCACTGATCTGGCTGCAAGAGGGTTAGATGTTCCGGAAGTAGAATCGATCGTTCATTATCAGTTACCGCCGAAAGAGGATGCTTTCATCCACAGAAACGGACGTACAGCAAGAATGAACGCGAAAGGTTTTGCGTATCTTATTATGACGGAAGATGAAAATTTCCCTTTCATTAAAAGCAATACGCCGGAAGACAACGTTGCCGGATTTACCAAAGTTCCGGAAAAAACGCCTTTCCAGACCGTGTACATCAGTGCCGGAAAAAAAGACAAAGTTAATAAAGTGGATATTGTTGGTTATCTGCTGAAAAAAGGAGAACTCCAGAAAGAAGATGTCGGCTTGATTGAAGTGAAAGACACGACTTCTTATGTTGCCGTATCAAGAAATAAAGTCAATGCGCTGCTGAAAAAACTTGCCAATGAAAAACTGAAGGGCAAGAAAGTGAAAATGGAGGTAGCGTATTAA
- a CDS encoding DEAD/DEAH box helicase family protein — MEYLHEIFNNPIAKKSLAQVVIPNEITDNLKFKVRPYQEEAFRRHLYIEQENFEGTPNKPIHLLYNMATGSGKTMVMAGLMLHLFEKGYRNFLFFVNSNNIIQKTKDNFLNSQTSKYLFTDKIIIHGKEVLLKEIDNFDESDQENINIKFTTIQQLHTDLNNTRENSVTYEDFKDKKIVLIADEAHHLNSGTKSGNLFGSWEETVLQILNQNYENILLEFTATLDYESREIMNKYKDKVLYKYDLAQFRKDKFSKEINLVRSMYNEKERIIQALILNLYRQELAAKHGINIKPVILFKAKKTIKESEQNKENFHKLIDEFSETMVTSIRKTSSVSVVQKAFQFFELRNISENDIAQRIKSCFREENCLSANNDSEAEKNQILLNTLEDENNPIRAIFAVQKLNEGWDVLNLFDIVRLYEDRDGKDGNPGKTTLSEAQLIGRGARYYPFALNEGEDKFTRKYDDDISNDLKILEELYYHTKEDSRYISELKKALVESGIYEDEAHLETKQLKLKPLFKTSKLYQKGVVFSNKKVPKNFDNIKSFADLGVKKTNYRYQLSSGFGRISNVFSENEKEISGEEKIKSKDIKITEIQNHVVRYALSRNPFYCFNRLSHYFPSLVSIFEFIESEQYLGGLEITFTGSRSRLDEISHFDYLQALNGLLQEIETEIKKNSTEYEGSEFYARPVQDVFKDKEIRVNKYDERAKGQEELVLDEAWYAYNANYGTDEEKKFVELFARRFEGLNKKYQNIHLIRNEREIKVFDQLGRAFEPDFILFCTRREEEELTFQVFIEPKGKHLTGHDKWKEDFLKQIGNQQKSVKIHTDNYLITAVPFYNYSNENEFKETLEKTLME; from the coding sequence ATGGAATATTTACACGAGATCTTCAATAATCCTATTGCGAAAAAATCTTTAGCTCAGGTTGTTATTCCCAACGAAATTACAGACAATTTAAAATTTAAAGTTCGTCCTTATCAGGAAGAGGCATTCAGGCGACATCTGTATATTGAACAGGAGAATTTTGAAGGAACACCCAACAAGCCGATTCATCTGCTGTACAATATGGCAACCGGAAGCGGAAAAACGATGGTGATGGCGGGTCTTATGCTTCATCTATTTGAAAAAGGCTACCGTAATTTTCTGTTTTTTGTCAACAGCAATAACATCATTCAGAAAACGAAAGATAATTTTCTTAATTCACAGACATCCAAATATTTATTCACAGATAAAATAATCATTCATGGAAAAGAGGTTTTACTGAAAGAGATTGACAATTTTGATGAATCGGATCAGGAAAATATCAATATTAAGTTTACGACGATCCAACAGCTTCATACAGATTTAAATAATACCAGAGAAAACAGCGTTACGTATGAAGATTTTAAAGATAAAAAGATTGTTCTGATTGCTGATGAAGCCCATCATCTCAACAGCGGAACCAAAAGCGGAAATCTTTTCGGAAGTTGGGAAGAAACCGTTTTGCAGATCCTGAATCAGAATTATGAAAATATCCTGCTCGAATTTACGGCAACTCTGGATTATGAAAGCCGGGAAATTATGAATAAATACAAGGATAAAGTCCTTTACAAATATGATCTTGCACAGTTCAGAAAAGATAAATTTTCCAAAGAAATTAATCTTGTGCGCTCAATGTACAATGAAAAAGAAAGGATTATTCAGGCACTGATTCTCAATCTTTACCGTCAGGAACTGGCTGCAAAACATGGTATTAATATAAAGCCGGTGATACTTTTCAAAGCGAAAAAAACAATTAAAGAATCTGAACAGAACAAAGAAAATTTCCACAAGCTTATCGATGAATTTTCTGAAACGATGGTAACCAGCATCAGGAAAACTTCGTCCGTCTCGGTTGTGCAGAAAGCTTTTCAGTTTTTTGAGTTAAGAAATATCTCGGAAAATGATATTGCCCAAAGAATAAAATCCTGTTTTCGGGAAGAAAACTGTCTGAGTGCAAACAATGATTCGGAAGCGGAGAAAAACCAGATCCTTCTGAATACACTCGAAGATGAAAATAACCCGATCCGTGCCATATTTGCCGTTCAGAAGCTGAATGAAGGATGGGATGTTTTAAATTTATTTGATATTGTACGTTTGTACGAAGACCGCGACGGAAAAGACGGCAATCCCGGCAAAACCACACTCTCGGAGGCGCAGTTGATCGGTCGTGGTGCGAGATATTATCCTTTTGCACTGAATGAAGGTGAAGACAAGTTCACCAGAAAATACGATGATGACATTTCAAATGATCTTAAAATTCTGGAAGAACTTTATTACCATACAAAAGAAGACAGCCGCTATATTTCCGAACTAAAAAAAGCACTGGTAGAATCCGGAATTTATGAAGATGAAGCCCATCTCGAAACAAAACAGTTAAAGCTGAAGCCTCTATTTAAAACCTCAAAATTATATCAGAAAGGAGTCGTTTTTTCCAATAAAAAAGTACCGAAAAATTTTGATAATATTAAATCTTTTGCAGATTTGGGAGTGAAAAAAACAAATTACCGTTATCAGCTTTCTTCGGGTTTTGGAAGGATCTCTAATGTTTTTTCAGAAAATGAAAAAGAAATATCCGGTGAGGAAAAGATAAAGTCAAAAGATATAAAGATTACGGAAATACAGAATCATGTGGTAAGATATGCGCTCAGCAGGAATCCGTTTTACTGCTTTAATCGTCTATCTCATTATTTTCCCAGCCTCGTTTCCATTTTTGAATTTATTGAAAGTGAACAATATCTGGGAGGTCTGGAAATTACTTTTACAGGAAGCAGAAGCCGTCTTGATGAAATTTCTCATTTTGATTATCTTCAAGCGCTCAATGGTTTATTGCAGGAGATAGAAACAGAGATCAAAAAGAATTCTACAGAATATGAAGGCTCGGAATTTTATGCGCGGCCTGTTCAGGATGTCTTTAAGGATAAAGAAATCAGGGTAAATAAATACGATGAAAGAGCAAAAGGTCAGGAAGAGCTTGTTCTGGATGAAGCATGGTATGCTTATAATGCCAATTACGGAACCGATGAAGAGAAAAAGTTTGTTGAACTGTTTGCGAGACGTTTTGAAGGACTCAATAAAAAATATCAGAACATTCACCTGATCCGGAATGAAAGAGAAATTAAAGTTTTTGATCAATTGGGAAGGGCTTTTGAACCGGATTTTATTCTTTTCTGTACCCGCCGTGAAGAAGAGGAACTTACTTTTCAGGTATTTATAGAGCCGAAAGGAAAACATTTAACAGGACATGATAAATGGAAGGAAGATTTTCTCAAACAGATCGGAAATCAGCAGAAATCTGTGAAGATTCATACGGATAACTATTTAATTACCGCTGTACCTTTTTACAATTACAGCAATGAGAATGAGTTTAAGGAAACCTTAGAAAAGACTTTAATGGAGTAA
- a CDS encoding T9SS-dependent M36 family metallopeptidase, which yields MKKVALPLLFVVSAMFPSVLFGQDNEKLIKDYISQNKIREYKKSDLTNFKIDNVDESKSLNGNVIKFQQTYNGLPVYNAEGTVLVRDNKVIYYSDTFLKDYTSSVSNTASVTKTAALQKIAENLQKDKIQNYPILGYNDADLNNGPAAKQRLVYVQDNGALKLAYQFSFPEPNSPSYWDILVDANTGNIISKLDLNLSCNFHHDAYSHDYSHVHNETITAGPLKQEESKNSFSLLAPDNASYNVFALPIEAPTFGSRSIVSNPWILTASPEGWHYDGTTRYTITRGNNVHAYEDTLNSNLPGISPDGGASRNFDFPFSINGDSFANQNAAITNLFYINNKIHDIFYMFGFTPAARNFQNTNFGLGGAGGDYVLAEAQDGGGTNNANFNSPSDGNKPRMQMFLWSTVNRLFYYNAPSLAVPRQPIAGTASFGNALDATGVTGNVQLSSVLDGCTAIPAGSLTGKIGLVERGTCSFTVKVKNAQDAGAAAVIIYNNTANGNTVGNMSGTDATITIPSVLISNTEGEYIKSQLSANTTVNVTLKNDPASSITPDGSFDNGIVVHEYGHGISNRLTGTGAGCLNFDISNEQMGEGWSDFFALMLTNKAGDNASVPRGIGTYAVGQAITGGGIRPAQYSPNFAINDFTYTDTNGLTYFNTQYQRQVPDVHSIGFIWATMLWDLHWQYVAKYGYSSDVMANTTNGSSRVLQLVTDALKLQVCNPTFINGRDAIIAADQAKGGADRCMIWRTFAKRGLGVNASAGSKTPTSLSNATAVNAALNDQVEDFSVPADCVLATDEVKVVKNNISIYPNPAKNEFFINFPSNTLGKVSVEIYDMSGKLVSSEDKISPDAKKSISTDKLINGTYMVKVKGIGIDAASKVIVKK from the coding sequence ATGAAAAAAGTAGCTTTACCCCTTTTATTTGTAGTTTCTGCAATGTTTCCTTCTGTTCTTTTCGGACAGGATAATGAGAAGTTAATTAAAGATTATATTTCTCAAAATAAGATCAGAGAATATAAGAAATCAGATCTTACAAATTTTAAGATTGATAATGTTGATGAATCAAAGTCATTAAATGGAAATGTAATTAAATTCCAGCAGACTTATAACGGACTTCCGGTATACAATGCGGAAGGTACTGTTTTGGTAAGAGATAATAAAGTAATTTATTATTCTGATACTTTTTTGAAAGATTATACTTCTTCTGTATCAAATACAGCTTCTGTTACGAAGACTGCTGCTCTTCAGAAAATAGCTGAAAATTTACAGAAAGATAAAATTCAGAATTATCCTATTTTAGGGTATAATGATGCAGATTTAAATAATGGACCGGCTGCAAAACAGAGGTTGGTATATGTACAAGATAATGGTGCTTTAAAATTAGCTTACCAATTCTCTTTTCCAGAGCCTAATTCCCCAAGCTATTGGGATATTCTAGTGGATGCAAATACAGGAAATATTATCAGTAAACTAGATTTAAATCTATCTTGTAATTTCCATCATGATGCCTATTCTCATGATTACAGTCATGTTCATAATGAAACTATTACAGCAGGACCGCTAAAGCAAGAAGAAAGTAAAAATAGTTTTTCACTTTTAGCACCCGATAACGCTTCATATAATGTTTTTGCATTACCTATAGAGGCTCCTACATTTGGTTCAAGATCAATTGTAAGTAATCCATGGATCTTAACTGCCTCTCCGGAAGGATGGCATTATGACGGAACTACCCGTTATACAATTACAAGAGGTAATAATGTACATGCTTATGAGGATACTCTGAATTCTAATTTACCGGGTATTTCTCCTGATGGAGGTGCTTCAAGAAATTTTGATTTTCCTTTTAGTATTAATGGAGATTCCTTTGCTAATCAGAATGCTGCAATTACCAATTTATTTTATATCAATAATAAAATTCATGATATTTTCTATATGTTTGGTTTTACGCCAGCCGCAAGGAACTTTCAGAATACTAATTTTGGATTAGGAGGTGCTGGAGGCGATTATGTATTAGCCGAAGCACAAGATGGAGGCGGTACAAATAATGCAAATTTTAATAGTCCTAGTGATGGAAATAAACCAAGAATGCAGATGTTTCTTTGGTCAACTGTTAACAGGCTGTTTTATTACAATGCGCCGAGTTTGGCTGTACCTCGTCAACCAATTGCAGGGACAGCTTCATTTGGAAATGCTTTAGATGCAACGGGGGTTACAGGAAATGTGCAGTTATCTTCAGTTCTGGATGGTTGTACGGCAATACCTGCAGGATCTTTGACGGGTAAGATCGGTTTAGTAGAAAGAGGAACTTGTAGTTTTACTGTTAAGGTTAAAAACGCACAAGATGCGGGGGCTGCAGCTGTTATTATTTATAACAATACCGCTAATGGTAATACTGTCGGAAATATGTCAGGAACTGATGCAACGATTACAATCCCATCGGTTTTAATTTCAAATACCGAGGGTGAATATATAAAAAGTCAACTCTCAGCAAATACGACAGTAAATGTAACTTTGAAAAACGATCCTGCAAGCAGTATTACACCAGACGGAAGTTTTGATAATGGAATTGTAGTGCATGAATATGGACATGGAATTTCTAATAGATTAACAGGAACGGGTGCAGGTTGTTTGAATTTTGATATCTCTAATGAACAAATGGGAGAAGGCTGGTCAGATTTCTTTGCTCTAATGTTAACTAATAAAGCTGGAGATAATGCATCTGTACCAAGAGGTATCGGAACATATGCTGTTGGACAAGCTATTACCGGAGGTGGTATTCGACCAGCACAGTATTCTCCGAATTTTGCCATTAATGATTTTACATATACAGATACAAATGGTTTAACATATTTTAATACTCAATATCAACGACAGGTACCTGATGTACATTCTATAGGATTTATTTGGGCTACAATGCTTTGGGATCTTCACTGGCAGTATGTCGCTAAATATGGCTATTCTTCTGATGTAATGGCAAATACTACAAATGGTAGCTCAAGAGTTTTACAATTAGTAACAGACGCTTTGAAACTTCAGGTTTGTAATCCTACATTTATCAATGGTAGAGATGCCATCATTGCAGCAGACCAGGCTAAAGGAGGTGCAGACAGATGTATGATCTGGAGAACTTTTGCAAAAAGAGGATTGGGAGTAAATGCGTCTGCAGGAAGTAAGACTCCAACAAGCTTAAGCAATGCTACCGCTGTTAATGCAGCTCTTAACGATCAGGTAGAAGACTTTTCTGTTCCAGCAGATTGTGTATTGGCTACAGACGAAGTTAAAGTTGTTAAAAACAACATTTCAATTTATCCTAATCCTGCGAAGAATGAATTTTTCATCAATTTCCCAAGCAATACGTTAGGAAAAGTAAGTGTTGAAATTTATGATATGTCTGGAAAATTAGTTTCTTCTGAGGATAAAATTTCTCCAGATGCTAAAAAATCAATCTCTACAGATAAGCTGATTAACGGAACATATATGGTGAAAGTAAAAGGCATCGGTATTGATGCTGCATCAAAAGTTATTGTTAAGAAATAA
- the rpsA gene encoding 30S ribosomal protein S1 yields MSKETNSAELLLNQNVAPEQFDWDSFESGLDADARKEKSDLEEIYNGSLNNLDDNDVLIGKVVRLTDKEAIVDINFKSEGVISLNEFRYNQGLKVGDEVEVMVDRREDKTGQLQLSHRKARTLKAWDKVNELHETGEIVNGFVKSRTKGGMIVDVHGIEAFLPGSQIDVKPIKDYDQFVGKTMEFKVVKINPEFKNVVVSHKALIEADIEGQKKEIIAQLEKGQVLEGTVKNITSYGVFIDLGGVDGLIHITDLSWSRVNHPSEILEDGQTVKVVILDFDDEKTRIQLGMKQLEAHPWDALSADLKVGDKVKGKVVVLADYGAFVEIAPGVEGLIHVSEMSWSTHLRSAGDFVKVGDEVEAEVLTLDREDRKISLGIKQLSKDPWENIEAKYPVGSKHVGTVRNFTNFGVFVELEEGIDGLIYISDLSWTKKIKHPSEFCAVGDKLDVVVLELDIQARRLSLGHKQLTENPWDAFETKYAEGTVHAGKAVEVHDKGASVQFEDAEVEAFCPSRLLEKEDGSKIKKGEEADFKVIEFNKEFKRVVVSHTGIFRDEEKKNVRENSNNRSNNVSSSSNEERSTLGDIDALAELKRKMEEGK; encoded by the coding sequence ATGTCAAAAGAGACAAATTCAGCTGAATTATTATTAAATCAAAACGTAGCACCTGAACAATTTGACTGGGATTCTTTCGAATCTGGTCTTGATGCTGATGCTAGAAAAGAGAAAAGCGATTTAGAAGAAATCTACAACGGATCTTTAAACAACTTAGACGATAACGACGTTCTAATTGGTAAAGTAGTAAGATTAACTGATAAAGAAGCTATCGTAGACATCAACTTCAAGTCTGAAGGTGTTATTTCTCTTAACGAATTCCGTTACAACCAAGGTCTTAAAGTAGGAGACGAGGTAGAAGTAATGGTAGACAGAAGAGAAGACAAAACAGGACAGTTACAGTTATCTCACAGAAAAGCAAGAACGCTTAAAGCTTGGGATAAAGTAAACGAACTTCACGAAACAGGTGAAATCGTTAACGGTTTTGTTAAGTCCAGAACTAAAGGAGGTATGATCGTAGACGTACACGGAATCGAAGCATTCTTACCTGGTTCTCAGATCGACGTTAAGCCAATTAAAGATTACGATCAGTTCGTAGGAAAAACTATGGAGTTCAAAGTTGTGAAAATCAACCCTGAGTTCAAAAACGTAGTAGTATCTCACAAAGCATTGATCGAAGCAGATATCGAAGGTCAGAAAAAAGAAATCATCGCTCAGTTAGAAAAAGGACAGGTTCTTGAAGGTACTGTTAAGAATATTACTTCTTACGGTGTGTTCATCGATTTAGGAGGTGTTGATGGATTGATCCACATTACAGACCTTTCTTGGTCTAGAGTGAACCACCCATCTGAAATCCTTGAGGACGGACAGACTGTAAAAGTGGTTATCCTTGATTTTGATGATGAGAAAACAAGAATCCAGTTAGGTATGAAGCAGTTAGAAGCTCATCCTTGGGATGCTCTTTCTGCTGACTTAAAAGTTGGAGATAAAGTAAAAGGAAAAGTAGTAGTTCTTGCTGACTATGGTGCATTCGTAGAAATCGCTCCTGGTGTTGAAGGATTAATCCACGTTTCTGAAATGTCTTGGTCTACTCACTTGAGATCTGCAGGTGACTTCGTAAAAGTAGGTGATGAGGTAGAAGCTGAAGTACTTACTTTAGACAGAGAAGACAGAAAAATTTCTTTGGGTATCAAGCAATTAAGCAAAGATCCATGGGAAAATATCGAAGCTAAGTATCCTGTAGGATCTAAGCATGTAGGAACTGTAAGAAACTTCACTAACTTTGGTGTATTCGTAGAGTTAGAAGAAGGTATCGACGGTTTAATCTATATTTCTGATCTTTCTTGGACTAAGAAAATCAAGCACCCATCTGAATTCTGTGCAGTTGGTGATAAATTAGATGTTGTAGTTCTTGAACTAGACATCCAGGCTAGAAGATTATCTCTAGGTCACAAACAATTAACAGAAAACCCTTGGGATGCATTCGAAACTAAATATGCTGAAGGAACAGTTCACGCTGGTAAAGCGGTAGAAGTACACGATAAAGGTGCTTCTGTACAGTTCGAAGATGCTGAAGTAGAAGCATTCTGCCCATCAAGATTATTAGAGAAGGAAGACGGATCTAAAATCAAGAAAGGTGAAGAGGCTGATTTCAAAGTAATTGAATTCAACAAAGAATTCAAGAGAGTAGTAGTTTCTCATACAGGAATCTTCAGAGACGAAGAGAAGAAAAACGTAAGAGAAAATTCTAACAACAGATCTAATAATGTTTCCTCATCTTCAAACGAAGAGAGATCTACTCTTGGAGATATCGATGCATTAGCAGAATTAAAAAGAAAAATGGAAGAAGGTAAATAA